One genomic region from Magallana gigas chromosome 3, xbMagGiga1.1, whole genome shotgun sequence encodes:
- the LOC105332608 gene encoding uncharacterized protein isoform X1: MEFVTMGERFGLKGNDLQDFVEKKEREQYERMERVAEREARKIESEIELEKIKRETELHRVKSGELASSSGLASQSLAKLPKLPPFDESKDCIDSYLQRFEKFASCAKWDKSSWAMNLSALLTGKALEVYSRLPVAEALKYESLKGALLKRFQLTEEGFRLKFRSSRPENGENPSQFFATLDNYVEKWFCLAGSTKSYENIKDLFLREQFLNSCSKQLGMYLKERHPKTVEEMSNLADQFIEAHGYPSFVKDFQVFQKQNPGNSGFRSAGSGTGPKQQSSSTSSQQNYDRRCYICHRNGHLAKDCNNKQTIPRTFTLSRSIQKAAALQNPHECELNCDESNDSSSFSLPNSTEVTTNEVMPCHNQPHMGSACILTNKLLECCVTDGQVKLACGHILPVLGGVCKVCEYMPVQMGYVGGNLIKVLRDTGCSGVVVKRDLVTDDQLTGEVQRCVLIDGTVRNVEEASIYVDTPYFTGNVKALCMKEPVYDLILGNIDGVRNQNDPDLQWCRKEERSECSQVLQAVQTRAQKKKENQGMKKLNVTGLVDADLTLDQMKQLQMEDASLNVYHEHAASGRKKTIGDYIETWFSVDRGLLYRHYHSTKVSDTKHYKQLVVPEPLRTKVMKIAHDSILGGHLGTKKTLDRILSNFYWPGIQGDVTRYCQSCDVCQRTFPRGKVIKVPLNEMPIIDTPFERVAVDLVGPLYPITDKGNRYILTVVDYSSRYPEAAALKNIDTETVAEALVEIFSRVGIPREVLSDMVLEDRWQF, encoded by the exons aTGGAGTTTGTTACAATGGGTGAGAGGTTTGGATTGAAAGGGAATGATTTACaagattttgttgaaaagaaagagagagaacaGTATGAAAGAATGGAAAGAGTAGCAGAAAGAGAAGCTAGAAAGATTGAAAGTGAAATAGAGttagaaaaaatcaaaagagaaaCTGAATTGCATAGAGTTAAATCTGGAGAATTAGCTTCTAGTTCAGGTCTTGCTTCGCAATCGCTTGCTAAATTACCAAAGTTACCTCCTTTTGATGAATCTAAAGATTGTATTGATTCGTATTTGCagagatttgaaaagtttgcttCTTGTGCAAAGTGGGACAAATCATCTTGGGCGATGAATTTGAGTGCTCTTCTGACAGGTAAAGCTCTCGAGGTTTATTCTAGACTTCCGGTTGCAGAGGCATTAAAGTATGAATCATTGAAAGGGGCATTATTAAAGAGATTCCAACTTACGGAAGAGGGATTTCGTTTGAAGTTTCGATCCAGCAGACCTGAAAATGGTGAGAATCCTTCACAGTTCTTTGCTACACTTGATAATTATGTGGAAAAATGGTTTTGTTTGGCAGGAAGTACTAAATCATATGAAAACATTAAAGACTTATTTTTGCGAGaacaatttctaaacagttgtagTAAACAATTAGGAATGTATCTTAAGGAGCGCCATCCAAAAACTGTAGAGGAAATGTCGAATCTGGCAGACCAATTCATTGAAGCTCATGGCTATCCATCATTTGTTAAAGACTTTCAAGTTTTTCAGAAGCAAAATCCGGGCAACAGTGGTTTTAGAAGCGCTGGCAGTGGAACTGGCCCGAAGCAGCAATCATCTTCAACTTCATCACAGCAGAACTACGACAGAAGGTGTTACATTTGTCATAGAAATGGACATTTGGCAAAAGACTGTAATAATAAACAGACAATTCCGCGCACATTTACTCTTTCGCGCAGCATCCAGAAAGCAGCAGCTTTACAGAATCCACATGAATGTGAGTTAAACTGTGATGAATCTAATGACAGTTCTAGTTTCAGTTTACCAAATTCCACAGAAGTCACAACCAACGAGGTCATGCCATGTCATAATCAGCCGCATATGGGATCAGCATGTATCCTTACAAATAAATTGTTGGAGTGTTGTGTCACAGATGGACAGGTAAAACTTGCTTGTGGACACATTTTGCCTGTACTTGGAGGAGTATGCAAGGTATGTGAATATATGCCTGTTCAAATGGGTTATGTTGGTGGAAATCTGATTAAAGTTTTAAGAGACACTGGCTGTAGTGGAGTAGTTGTGAAGAGAGATTTAGTCACAGATGATCAGCTGACTGGAGAAGTGCAGAGATGTGTTTTGATTGATGGTACAGTACGGAACGTAGAAGAGGCATCCATTTATGTGGATACTCCCTATTTCACTGGTAATGTCAAAGCATTATGCATGAAAGAACCTGTTTATGATCTTATCCTAGGTAACATTGATGGAGTCAGAAATCAGAATGATCCAGATCTTCAGTGGTGCAGAAAAGAAGAAAGGAGCGAGTGCAGTCAAGTTCTCCAAGCAGTGCAGACTAGAGCtcaaaagaagaaagaaaaccAAGGTATGAAGAAACTAAATGTGACAGGTTTAGTAGATGCTGATTTGACATTGGACCAGATGAAACAACTTCAGATGGAAGATGCATCCCTGAACGTATACCACGAACATGCAGCGTCAGGAAGGAAGAAAACGATCGGTGATTACATTGAGACTTGGTTTAGCGTCGATAGAGGACTGTTGTACAGACACTATCATTCAACAAAGGTTAGTGATACAAAACATTATAAGCAACTTGTTGTTCCAGAACCTTTACGAACGAAAGTCATGAAGATTGCGCATGATAGTATCTTAGGAGGGCATTTGGGGACTAAGAAGACTCTAGATCGGATCCTTTCGAATTTCTATTGGCCGGGGATACAGGGAGATGTGACGAGATATTGCCAGTCATGTGATGTATGCCAAAGAACATTCCCTAGAGGCAAAGTGATTAAAGTACCTTTGAATGAGATGCCGATTATCGACACGCCATTTGAACGTGTTGCTGTAGACTTGGTAGGTCCATTATATCCAATAACTGACAAAGGAAATAGATATATATTGACTGTTGTAGATTACAGTTCTAGATATCCAGAAGCAGCTGCATTGAAGAACATCGATACAGAGACAGTAGCAGAAGCATTGGTGGAAATTTTTAGCAGAGTTGGCATTCCAAGGGAAGTTCTGTCAGACATGG TGTTAGAGGACCGATGGCAGTTTTGA
- the LOC105332608 gene encoding uncharacterized protein isoform X2, translating into MEFVTMGERFGLKGNDLQDFVEKKEREQYERMERVAEREARKIESEIELEKIKRETELHRVKSGELASSSGLASQSLAKLPKLPPFDESKDCIDSYLQRFEKFASCAKWDKSSWAMNLSALLTGKALEVYSRLPVAEALKYESLKGALLKRFQLTEEGFRLKFRSSRPENVFQKQNPGNSGFRSAGSGTGPKQQSSSTSSQQNYDRRCYICHRNGHLAKDCNNKQTIPRTFTLSRSIQKAAALQNPHECELNCDESNDSSSFSLPNSTEVTTNEVMPCHNQPHMGSACILTNKLLECCVTDGQVKLACGHILPVLGGVCKVCEYMPVQMGYVGGNLIKVLRDTGCSGVVVKRDLVTDDQLTGEVQRCVLIDGTVRNVEEASIYVDTPYFTGNVKALCMKEPVYDLILGNIDGVRNQNDPDLQWCRKEERSECSQVLQAVQTRAQKKKENQGMKKLNVTGLVDADLTLDQMKQLQMEDASLNVYHEHAASGRKKTIGDYIETWFSVDRGLLYRHYHSTKVSDTKHYKQLVVPEPLRTKVMKIAHDSILGGHLGTKKTLDRILSNFYWPGIQGDVTRYCQSCDVCQRTFPRGKVIKVPLNEMPIIDTPFERVAVDLVGPLYPITDKGNRYILTVVDYSSRYPEAAALKNIDTETVAEALVEIFSRVGIPREVLSDMGTQFTSNVMKEVGRLLSFKQLVTTPYHPACNGLVEKFNGTLKSMLRKMSSERPKKLG; encoded by the exons aTGGAGTTTGTTACAATGGGTGAGAGGTTTGGATTGAAAGGGAATGATTTACaagattttgttgaaaagaaagagagagaacaGTATGAAAGAATGGAAAGAGTAGCAGAAAGAGAAGCTAGAAAGATTGAAAGTGAAATAGAGttagaaaaaatcaaaagagaaaCTGAATTGCATAGAGTTAAATCTGGAGAATTAGCTTCTAGTTCAGGTCTTGCTTCGCAATCGCTTGCTAAATTACCAAAGTTACCTCCTTTTGATGAATCTAAAGATTGTATTGATTCGTATTTGCagagatttgaaaagtttgcttCTTGTGCAAAGTGGGACAAATCATCTTGGGCGATGAATTTGAGTGCTCTTCTGACAGGTAAAGCTCTCGAGGTTTATTCTAGACTTCCGGTTGCAGAGGCATTAAAGTATGAATCATTGAAAGGGGCATTATTAAAGAGATTCCAACTTACGGAAGAGGGATTTCGTTTGAAGTTTCGATCCAGCAGACCTGAAAATG TTTTTCAGAAGCAAAATCCGGGCAACAGTGGTTTTAGAAGCGCTGGCAGTGGAACTGGCCCGAAGCAGCAATCATCTTCAACTTCATCACAGCAGAACTACGACAGAAGGTGTTACATTTGTCATAGAAATGGACATTTGGCAAAAGACTGTAATAATAAACAGACAATTCCGCGCACATTTACTCTTTCGCGCAGCATCCAGAAAGCAGCAGCTTTACAGAATCCACATGAATGTGAGTTAAACTGTGATGAATCTAATGACAGTTCTAGTTTCAGTTTACCAAATTCCACAGAAGTCACAACCAACGAGGTCATGCCATGTCATAATCAGCCGCATATGGGATCAGCATGTATCCTTACAAATAAATTGTTGGAGTGTTGTGTCACAGATGGACAGGTAAAACTTGCTTGTGGACACATTTTGCCTGTACTTGGAGGAGTATGCAAGGTATGTGAATATATGCCTGTTCAAATGGGTTATGTTGGTGGAAATCTGATTAAAGTTTTAAGAGACACTGGCTGTAGTGGAGTAGTTGTGAAGAGAGATTTAGTCACAGATGATCAGCTGACTGGAGAAGTGCAGAGATGTGTTTTGATTGATGGTACAGTACGGAACGTAGAAGAGGCATCCATTTATGTGGATACTCCCTATTTCACTGGTAATGTCAAAGCATTATGCATGAAAGAACCTGTTTATGATCTTATCCTAGGTAACATTGATGGAGTCAGAAATCAGAATGATCCAGATCTTCAGTGGTGCAGAAAAGAAGAAAGGAGCGAGTGCAGTCAAGTTCTCCAAGCAGTGCAGACTAGAGCtcaaaagaagaaagaaaaccAAGGTATGAAGAAACTAAATGTGACAGGTTTAGTAGATGCTGATTTGACATTGGACCAGATGAAACAACTTCAGATGGAAGATGCATCCCTGAACGTATACCACGAACATGCAGCGTCAGGAAGGAAGAAAACGATCGGTGATTACATTGAGACTTGGTTTAGCGTCGATAGAGGACTGTTGTACAGACACTATCATTCAACAAAGGTTAGTGATACAAAACATTATAAGCAACTTGTTGTTCCAGAACCTTTACGAACGAAAGTCATGAAGATTGCGCATGATAGTATCTTAGGAGGGCATTTGGGGACTAAGAAGACTCTAGATCGGATCCTTTCGAATTTCTATTGGCCGGGGATACAGGGAGATGTGACGAGATATTGCCAGTCATGTGATGTATGCCAAAGAACATTCCCTAGAGGCAAAGTGATTAAAGTACCTTTGAATGAGATGCCGATTATCGACACGCCATTTGAACGTGTTGCTGTAGACTTGGTAGGTCCATTATATCCAATAACTGACAAAGGAAATAGATATATATTGACTGTTGTAGATTACAGTTCTAGATATCCAGAAGCAGCTGCATTGAAGAACATCGATACAGAGACAGTAGCAGAAGCATTGGTGGAAATTTTTAGCAGAGTTGGCATTCCAAGGGAAGTTCTGTCAGACATGGGTACGCAATTTACTTCCAATGTAATGAAAGAGGTGGGTCGACTGTTGTCTTTTAAGCAATTGGTAACAACTCCATATCACCCAGCTTGTAATGGTCTAGTGGAAAAGTTTAATGGTACCTTGAAATCAATGTTAAGAAAAATGAGTTCTGAGAGACCAAAAAAATTGGGATAG